The sequence GCACATTTGCTATTACAGTGCAAGTTTTAACATGACGGGGACAGGTGCTTTTGTTTTTAATGCTTTCTAGTCAACTTTCCTATAGCGATATATTCAAAAAATACGATTATTTTCATGGTATAAAGTATGGTTTCAGAAAAGCTCCAAAAACATAGTAGTAAATTTCAGAGAATCATGCATACAAGCAACATATCAGTAACAGTACTCTTCACATATCCATGCTTTTCATTCTAAGTGTAAAGAATTCATAATCAGTTGTGTTGCAGatatattttacaaaaacaTAAATAGATTGGTCTTGTAGGCTAAGTCTCTTAAATTAGTTACCTGCAAACATCTATATGTAATAATCAAGATTTGGAAGGATATGTGCTAGAAACTAAATATTCCCTggcttatatatatacatatataactaTCGTTGATGATGGTTATCCCGGAACTTTTAAGCTAGGTAAAACGCTTAGGTTTTGGTGCGGCGTAACTATCTGTTACGTTCAGTGATATATCtctcatttaaaattatattcgTTATAATATTATACtacaatatttcattatcacCTTTGTAGCTCTCGTGGTGGGATGAAAAATTATTTCTGTATATTTGACCCTGAACGTGATTCAAAGTTGGATCCTGCAGGTAATATCTAGTGCGTCTTGTTTATCTGGGAATTTGAAGATACACATTCATGGTTTTTGCAATAATTGTGTTTTAAGCACGCTTTTATTATGACTAACTGCATAATATTTTATTGTAGTTGCCTACCGTTCCTAGTTTGGAGGCTTCTTCATCCTTCTTGTGACTTCTATAAACATTAGATCTATTCCTTGAGAACTAAGAaccaaatttaaataaaaaacactTATTCCTATTTTGTCTTAATTTTTTACTGGAATCAGTTGTAAAAAGCTACTAGTTTTTGAAATATGAGCTGATTCTGTAGCTAAAAATGTGTGTTGTAATATAGTTAACTTACTTTTTATTTCAGTGAATGTTTCTTACTGCTCATCAATCCAATTGATATCAAAGGCTATCATTTTTCCTAGCGATACTCGATCCGCATCTACCTGATAATCATCGGGCTATGTATTCGAATACACTCAGCTTCTTTTGGCTAAGGCACCCTTGTTTTATCACTGACTCAAGATAGATTTGACTAACAGACCTAGTAAGGAAATCGCTTAATTTGTCTGTTGTGTTTGTTTTTAGATGGGATAAGAAGTGAATGCGAGTGTAACGGCTATAATTTTCACTTGAAAAGTACAGATTCATGTTTTGAAATTCTCCAAATATTATGTAGGGTGAGGTTATATTAGTTCGATTTTCAGGTAGATAGGGGACATCTCTCTGTTAGGATTTTCTGGCACTTAGATTTTAATCTAGTTAAGAACTGTCAATATttattgtctcttttttcttcgGTTTTGATTCTTTTGATTAAAATTCAGCTGTTCTATATCCTATGTTCGTATGCAATTTTGTTGGTATTGTTATCAGCCGTTCGTTGCATTACCAATTCTACGTTTGGTATTTTCATACAATTCCATATTTATTGTGGTGTGTTAGACGTTTTTCCACTCCTGTGAAGTAAGCAATGACATTTTTAGCCGTGTTCTTCATTACTAATCTACACTTCTTATTCCCTATATTCTCTCACTTATATATTTCTGATAACTTGTTTTCTAGTCTTTCTGTCAGTTAAAGGGACTGATTTCTTCAACACAGCTTTCAAAATAACTTCCTTAACGATTTTATCGACCAAGTTTACATCTCTATAAATCTCAAACCAATCATATTGTGACTTCGTAGACTTGCATTATGTCTAGTTCTAAATTCTAGAGCTCAGACCATCCTTCTTTCACTGCGGCCAAAATAGGTTGGGAGCAGACATCATCAGACAATGTCTCAGTCATTCCAGTTAACTCAAGTTCATGACCACTATCTGATTTGTATCCCTTATGTAATGTCTTATCCGCACTCAGTGGTTCTGCCGAACTCAATCGATTTCCCAAGGAAACCAGTGGCTAAAAATCTATTACGTTGTGTTATCCACCATTAGGATTATGGACCTGAATCATATTTTCTAAAATCTTACAAGTACCTGTCATTAATATACATGATTGTTCAGCCGTAAAACAAGTCCAAAACAgtaaaatttatcattatatttgtAGTTGGAAAGTAGACCGCTTAGAAGCTGTCATATAAGCTAATTACCATGAGTCCTTTTTAAACCAGCGCCAGGTTGCTTTTATTTATCGTCTGTTAAAACCGCCTGATTTTTCGAACAAATccattttattatatatatatatatatatatatatatataattattaaccaACCGGATGAGACTACAGTGTTCTGTTTCAAATGCAATGATCTTTTCTATACACTTGTCTACTCCCTTGTGATTGTTCATTTTTTAGGCTATTAATTCTTGGtcttattgaaatcagttgGAACACCTATCCATCAACAATTTTGAGTAGTGGTTTACTAAATTTATGCCACTTAGCGTTGCTAGTTGGATTAATTATGGAATTAGTGCCAATTAGATTAGCATCACTACATGTCAAAAAAGAAGTTGTAAATAACTCCGTCAGTACTCCTTCAAAAAGTCAACCACGCAAAAAAGCTTCCAAAAAATCATGGACTGGTGGGAAGCACAAACAAGCCTAAAGTGTTTCATTTTGGGGAGGAGAAATTGTAAATTCTTAGTACGCTTCTTTTTGTCGACCAAATATGCCAAAGGTGTACGGTCAATTGACACTGAAACTGTTATATATGTGCATGTGATTGTGTAAAATAGTGTAGCTTTTTTGCAAATAAATCCTGATAATTTTTTTGTGGTAACTTTATTTTGACGCCAGTTGGGTCGGACGATAAGATTCACCACTTTTGTGGTGTCAACTGATCTGACTCCAATCTGAATGGACGTATGAATATCCCATGAGTATATATTTTCCACTTAACTCTGTATATTACCTAGGCCAACCCCATTTGTATGACGGCGGTAATAAGAAGCCAAATATGAGTGGCGTTGAATGCATTTATTCCCGGCATTAGTTTATCCTCTTTGATGGAGATTtgctctctgagctggatggttcggtcgtggagctttcatcgttcttctgaacgacaccagcacaaacttcaggta comes from Schistosoma haematobium chromosome 3, whole genome shotgun sequence and encodes:
- the ALG3_1 gene encoding dolichyl-P-Man:Man(5)GlcNAc(2)-PP-dolichol alpha-1,3-mannosyltransferase (EggNog:ENOG410V4KP~COG:G~CAZy:GT58); translated protein: MCIMSYRVHSIYLLRLFNDPVAMLFLYASVNALLYNRFTVSSILFSLGVSVKMNILLFLPGFLIVLVWHKGILETIGHLCECFIVQLAVGTPFLFHNAWAYVSSAFNFGRQFMYIWTVNWRFLPESVFLDRRFHMILLILHLCMLFVFFWKFIRSRGGMKNYFCIFDPERDSKLDPAAVLYPMFVCNFVGIVISRSLHYQFYVWYFHTIPYLLWCVRRFSTPVKLLILGLIEISWNTYPSTILSSGLLNLCHLALLVGLIMELVPIRLASLHVKKEVVNNSVSTPSKSQPRKKASKKSWTGGKHKQA